A portion of the Malania oleifera isolate guangnan ecotype guangnan chromosome 3, ASM2987363v1, whole genome shotgun sequence genome contains these proteins:
- the LOC131150239 gene encoding uncharacterized protein LOC131150239 isoform X1, with protein sequence MPDMDSGKSMEGEGSIHLQIVELKKLSETRSAGTTIFEPQSSIEKRDSSNTNYASPRAGLPVRAPEKNLTLFALRLAVLEKAATGLGTLGFIWATVVLLGGFAITLDKTDFWFITIILLIEGARIFSRSHELEWQHQATWSITDAGINSFRAVKASSHFLLQAMRAVFRAIFAARKMNQHGREITDSKRGLSPRNWDEQRAPTRTWMSSDVPLLPYAQWVFLSRNISKLLYWLQLASATACVALSLMKLIKHNYGDVEKGDTDKKNRKSALNIFYALALAEALLFLLEKAYWEWKVIYCKLLDEVNNECELGTSGVVSIRRFFYDAYSKCVNGSIFDGLKMDMVSFAMDLLASNSSDEQFIGARILRQFAASERFSNDTLQKIGISLSVIERLVEMLNWKDPREEEIRLSAAEILSRLAGKKQNSLRVAGIPGAMESISSLLHTSRSSANAADEICDKKIIFDHENYGFYTFNHLGLTILKKLARDHDNCGKIGNTRGLLPKIIDFTHAEERLLKDDNVTPSQILRVKRSLQVIKMLASTTGTTGKHLRNEISEIVFTVSNIREILRHGEKHPMLQKLGIEILTSLALEEEATERIGGTGGVLKELFNIFFKQGMPEYENHVKIAAGEALAMLALESKNNCNRILRLKMTEKFVEALEVPLLRINAARILRNLCTYSGADCFNKLKEVTVAAPTQVLKAIVSEENKVQEVMIGLAAQVFKFMNPQESSTMFERAGIKEAKLANTLVQILKKYRYPQIKTPRIRRFAIELAIWMMKDKQTNVQVFKDLKMENELECVTETTAELESFNIFSGTVGLSRHSTTMHSLVETALNLLED encoded by the exons ATGCCAGACATGGATAGTGGAAAATCCATGGAAGGTGAAGGAAGCATTCATTTGCAGATTGTTGAGCTTAAAAAGCTCAGCGAAACTCGTAGTGCTGGTACCACCATTTTTGAACCTCAGAGCAGCATTGAGAAAAGAGACAGCAGCAATACAAACTATGCATCTCCGAGGGCTGGATTGCCAGTCCGTGCACCGGAAAAGAACCTGACACTGTTCGCTCTTCGCCTTGCAGTTCTTGAGAAAGCAGCTACCGGCCTAGGAACCCTCGGATTTATCTGGGCAACAGTTGTTCTTCTTGGTGGTTTCGCCATCACTCTAGATAAAACCGACTTCTGGTTCATCACCATCATTCTGTTGATTGAGGGGGCTAGAATATTCAGCAGGAGCCATGAGCTTGAATGGCAGCACCAAGCAACATGGTCAATCACAGATGCTGGAATCAACAGTTTCCGAGCAGTGAAAGCCAGTTCCCACTTCCTCCTGCAAGCCATGAGAGCAGTTTTCCGGGCAATTTTTGCTGCTCGGAAGATGAATCAGCACGGTAGAGAAATTACAGACAGCAAGCGGGGATTAAGCCCCAGAAACTGGGATGAGCAACGGGCGCCAACTCGGACATGGATGAGCTCAGATGTTCCTCTGTTGCCGTATGCTCAATGGGTTTTCCTGTCAAGAAACATCAGCAAACTTCTGTATTGGCTGCAGCTTGCGTCTGCCACTGCCTGTGTGGCTCTCTCACTAATGAAACTTATCAAGCACAACTACGGCGATGTGGAGAAAGGAGATACTGACAAGAAGAATCGGAAATCTGCGCTGAATATTTTCTATGCCTTGGCCCTGGCAGAGGCTCTGCTGTTTCTTCTAGAGAAGGCTTACTGGGAATGGAAGGTCATCTACTGTAAACTGTTGGATGAGGTGAACAATGAGTGTGAGTTGGGGACTTCAGGTGTTGTTTCCATCAGGAGATTCTTTTATGATGCCTACTCAAAATGTGTCAACGGAAGCATATTTGATGGCCTAAAAATGGACATGGTTTCATTTGCTATGGATCTACTGGCTTCAAATTCCTCAGATGAGCAGTTCATTGGAGCTAGGATTCTGCGGCAATTTGCTGCAAGTGAGCGATTTTCTAATGATACCCTCCAAAAGATTGGTATATCTTTATCAGTTATAGAAAGATTAGTTGAAATGTTGAACTGGAAGGACCCAAGAGAAGAAGAGATCAGACTATCTGCTGCAGAAATATTATCAAGACTAGCGGGTAAGAAGCAGAACTCCCTTAGGGTTGCCGGAATTCCTGGTGCAATGGAATCAATTTCATCTCTGCTCCACACCAGCAGGAGCTCTGCCAATGCAGCTGATGAAATCTGTGACAAGAAAATCATCTTTGACCATGAAAATTATGGTTTCTATACCTTCAACCATTTGGGACTTACCATTTTGAAGAAACTTGCCCGTGATCATGATAATTGTGGGAAGATTGGAAACACAAGAGGCCTCTTACCAAAAATTATAGATTTCACACATGCTGAAGAGAGGTTGCTTAAGGATGACAATGTAACACCATCTCAGATTCTTAGAGTGAAAAGATCCTTGCAAGTGATAAAGATGCTGGCGAGCACAACAGGCACTACAGGGAAACACCTCCGGAATGAGATTTCTGAGATAGTTTTCACAGTCAGCAACATCAGAGAAATTTTACGGCATGGAGAGAAACACCCAATGCTGCAGAAATTGGGCATAGAAATTTTGACAAGTCTGGCATTGGAAGAGGAAGCAACAGAAAGGATTGGGGGCACAGGAGGAGTTCTCAAGGAACTATTTAACATTTTCTTCAAACAAGGGATGCCAGAATATGAAAATCATGTAAAAATAGCAGCTGGAGAAGCACTGGCAATGTTGGCACTGGAGAGCAAGAATAACTGTAACCGGATTTTGAGATTAAAAATGACAGAAAAGTTTGTAGAAGCACTGGAAGTTCCACTGCTTCGTATAAACGCCGCAAGAATTTTAAGAAATCTGTGCACCTATAGTGGAGCAGATTGCTTCAACAAATTGAAGGAAGTCACCGTTGCTGCACCCACG CAGGTCCTCAAGGCAATTGTCTCCGAGGAAAACAAAGTTCAGGAAGTGATGATTGGACTCGCAGCACAAGTTTTTAAATTCATGAATCCTCAGGAATCCAGCACCATGTTTGAGAGAGCAGGAATTAAAGAAGCCAAATTGGCCAACACATTAGTCCAAATTCTGAAGAAATACCGGTATCCACAAATCAAGACTCCAAGAATAAGGAGGTTTGCTATAGAGTTGGCAATTTGGATGATGAAGGACAAACAAACAAATGTTCAAGTTTTCAAGGATTTGAAAATGGAGAATGAACTGGAATGTGTCACAGAGACCACAGCAGAGCTTGAAAGCTTCAATATTTTCTCTGGTACAGTTGGACTGAGTCGGCACAGCACGACAATGCACTCATTAGTTGAGACTGCACTGAACTTGCTGGAAGATTAG
- the LOC131150239 gene encoding uncharacterized protein LOC131150239 isoform X2: MPDMDSGKSMEGEGSIHLQIVELKKLSETRSAGTTIFEPQSSIEKRDSSNTNYASPRAGLPVRAPEKNLTLFALRLAVLEKAATGLGTLGFIWATVVLLGGFAITLDKTDFWFITIILLIEGARIFSRSHELEWQHQATWSITDAGINSFRAVKASSHFLLQAMRAVFRAIFAARKMNQHGREITDSKRGLSPRNWDEQRAPTRTWMSSDVPLLPYAQWVFLSRNISKLLYWLQLASATACVALSLMKLIKHNYGDVEKGDTDKKNRKSALNIFYALALAEALLFLLEKAYWEWKVIYCKLLDEVNNECELGTSGVVSIRRFFYDAYSKCVNGSIFDGLKMDMVSFAMDLLASNSSDEQFIGARILRQFAASERFSNDTLQKIGISLSVIERLVEMLNWKDPREEEIRLSAAEILSRLAGKKQNSLRVAGIPGAMESISSLLHTSRSSANAADEICDKKIIFDHENYGFYTFNHLGLTILKKLARDHDNCGKIGNTRGLLPKIIDFTHAEERLLKDDNVTPSQILRVKRSLQVIKMLASTTGTTGKHLRNEISEIVFTVSNIREILRHGEKHPMLQKLGIEILTSLALEEEATERIGGTGGVLKELFNIFFKQGMPEYENHVKIAAGEALAMLALESKNNCNRILRLKMTEKFVEALEVPLLRINAARILRNLCTYSGADCFNKLKEVTVAAPTVLKAIVSEENKVQEVMIGLAAQVFKFMNPQESSTMFERAGIKEAKLANTLVQILKKYRYPQIKTPRIRRFAIELAIWMMKDKQTNVQVFKDLKMENELECVTETTAELESFNIFSGTVGLSRHSTTMHSLVETALNLLED, encoded by the exons ATGCCAGACATGGATAGTGGAAAATCCATGGAAGGTGAAGGAAGCATTCATTTGCAGATTGTTGAGCTTAAAAAGCTCAGCGAAACTCGTAGTGCTGGTACCACCATTTTTGAACCTCAGAGCAGCATTGAGAAAAGAGACAGCAGCAATACAAACTATGCATCTCCGAGGGCTGGATTGCCAGTCCGTGCACCGGAAAAGAACCTGACACTGTTCGCTCTTCGCCTTGCAGTTCTTGAGAAAGCAGCTACCGGCCTAGGAACCCTCGGATTTATCTGGGCAACAGTTGTTCTTCTTGGTGGTTTCGCCATCACTCTAGATAAAACCGACTTCTGGTTCATCACCATCATTCTGTTGATTGAGGGGGCTAGAATATTCAGCAGGAGCCATGAGCTTGAATGGCAGCACCAAGCAACATGGTCAATCACAGATGCTGGAATCAACAGTTTCCGAGCAGTGAAAGCCAGTTCCCACTTCCTCCTGCAAGCCATGAGAGCAGTTTTCCGGGCAATTTTTGCTGCTCGGAAGATGAATCAGCACGGTAGAGAAATTACAGACAGCAAGCGGGGATTAAGCCCCAGAAACTGGGATGAGCAACGGGCGCCAACTCGGACATGGATGAGCTCAGATGTTCCTCTGTTGCCGTATGCTCAATGGGTTTTCCTGTCAAGAAACATCAGCAAACTTCTGTATTGGCTGCAGCTTGCGTCTGCCACTGCCTGTGTGGCTCTCTCACTAATGAAACTTATCAAGCACAACTACGGCGATGTGGAGAAAGGAGATACTGACAAGAAGAATCGGAAATCTGCGCTGAATATTTTCTATGCCTTGGCCCTGGCAGAGGCTCTGCTGTTTCTTCTAGAGAAGGCTTACTGGGAATGGAAGGTCATCTACTGTAAACTGTTGGATGAGGTGAACAATGAGTGTGAGTTGGGGACTTCAGGTGTTGTTTCCATCAGGAGATTCTTTTATGATGCCTACTCAAAATGTGTCAACGGAAGCATATTTGATGGCCTAAAAATGGACATGGTTTCATTTGCTATGGATCTACTGGCTTCAAATTCCTCAGATGAGCAGTTCATTGGAGCTAGGATTCTGCGGCAATTTGCTGCAAGTGAGCGATTTTCTAATGATACCCTCCAAAAGATTGGTATATCTTTATCAGTTATAGAAAGATTAGTTGAAATGTTGAACTGGAAGGACCCAAGAGAAGAAGAGATCAGACTATCTGCTGCAGAAATATTATCAAGACTAGCGGGTAAGAAGCAGAACTCCCTTAGGGTTGCCGGAATTCCTGGTGCAATGGAATCAATTTCATCTCTGCTCCACACCAGCAGGAGCTCTGCCAATGCAGCTGATGAAATCTGTGACAAGAAAATCATCTTTGACCATGAAAATTATGGTTTCTATACCTTCAACCATTTGGGACTTACCATTTTGAAGAAACTTGCCCGTGATCATGATAATTGTGGGAAGATTGGAAACACAAGAGGCCTCTTACCAAAAATTATAGATTTCACACATGCTGAAGAGAGGTTGCTTAAGGATGACAATGTAACACCATCTCAGATTCTTAGAGTGAAAAGATCCTTGCAAGTGATAAAGATGCTGGCGAGCACAACAGGCACTACAGGGAAACACCTCCGGAATGAGATTTCTGAGATAGTTTTCACAGTCAGCAACATCAGAGAAATTTTACGGCATGGAGAGAAACACCCAATGCTGCAGAAATTGGGCATAGAAATTTTGACAAGTCTGGCATTGGAAGAGGAAGCAACAGAAAGGATTGGGGGCACAGGAGGAGTTCTCAAGGAACTATTTAACATTTTCTTCAAACAAGGGATGCCAGAATATGAAAATCATGTAAAAATAGCAGCTGGAGAAGCACTGGCAATGTTGGCACTGGAGAGCAAGAATAACTGTAACCGGATTTTGAGATTAAAAATGACAGAAAAGTTTGTAGAAGCACTGGAAGTTCCACTGCTTCGTATAAACGCCGCAAGAATTTTAAGAAATCTGTGCACCTATAGTGGAGCAGATTGCTTCAACAAATTGAAGGAAGTCACCGTTGCTGCACCCACG GTCCTCAAGGCAATTGTCTCCGAGGAAAACAAAGTTCAGGAAGTGATGATTGGACTCGCAGCACAAGTTTTTAAATTCATGAATCCTCAGGAATCCAGCACCATGTTTGAGAGAGCAGGAATTAAAGAAGCCAAATTGGCCAACACATTAGTCCAAATTCTGAAGAAATACCGGTATCCACAAATCAAGACTCCAAGAATAAGGAGGTTTGCTATAGAGTTGGCAATTTGGATGATGAAGGACAAACAAACAAATGTTCAAGTTTTCAAGGATTTGAAAATGGAGAATGAACTGGAATGTGTCACAGAGACCACAGCAGAGCTTGAAAGCTTCAATATTTTCTCTGGTACAGTTGGACTGAGTCGGCACAGCACGACAATGCACTCATTAGTTGAGACTGCACTGAACTTGCTGGAAGATTAG